In a single window of the Schistocerca gregaria isolate iqSchGreg1 unplaced genomic scaffold, iqSchGreg1.2 ptg000569l, whole genome shotgun sequence genome:
- the LOC126315426 gene encoding GATOR complex protein DEPDC5-like has product MSTGRGCVCTLWVHDQRFSHESLTVNPDLFPLQVKVGDVIELARPAGSPRRLYLPVGAAVSKANLQLSIKDAIAKSCGLSHRDEVEVRRVEREEAAVDAVKLTFSGQFVSRGDMWRLWSHLVGTCVYSGKIVWYRCIRAKIRELSIADEVVYSGSITERTKFAFSSRSASVILLVQMSREMWEYAPDGDLYFEKLADRFLPLLFARWRACSASHSVTLVLFSRTYYAARGAEGAEDEPDARDYEDFYTVLCTGKNSGWEELVLSAKRNFAKYPAMVNWSVDGNAENGGPVGENSTAELGGILEAIYLGQNTMALRQYKDIDLTTTAQHIMVITPKTSVFSVDGKLEKWMKQKMSFSEVRCHLICLGEPPLHAAPLFIVPLADSSSDRPAKFKVPYWICLSYFKNRSPFEHRPLDRCTPRQLLPNPNPRAAPDQTLCTQLVALNLENEVHRSLNSAVKPRADPARDYDARVFQCAPSTAAEGPKSHFPRNSRIAPRRFAKKSGVGSSSGRSAPPAVTGPSHASPPADSSEDSSTEGRAAHVLAEKKPPVQNKKISFARSVTARGSQQRASAWGDDASSYHFLDANNTSTTSWKQITQFTVMPLHTRYFPSDSELKFHCQEYTHGLIPNDDPPRSRELYLLHFTSQRLSRGYQLVEKANTKKVSGGKKEDLVVREYFLSSMFSFHHLMHVPPYINVKCYVSNNGSKTANGGSKTSAYHYRLNVDGEQSLRLAKLQPPPAPYYPWNSVDRILSGLEFAFTPSMNYWCNRFVLVAKDKRTTPDTANAGFSKFKDFLSQRILKSGDDAWNEIRVCLHSAEKTSHCLTANQGTKIKANDTCAILNELKSSGLLQSEPPDPGKWRPGLPAPKAIDWVLNHVRVRSRAQATSLCTSLLAPELPLSPRPPKLQQLRGEHLRHRPALARAEEEPPRRTATDSKSIPPEPDLPRAIPPHPETPHSPVQTSTKPDPLGLPNRHPCCVGCCKTGTVRLLMDQTSARDEPPH; this is encoded by the exons ATGAGCACTGGACGCGGGTGCGTGTGCACGCTGTGGGTGCACGACCAGCGCTTCTCGCACGAGAGCCTGACGGTGAACCCGGACCTCTTCCCGCTGCAGGTGAAGGTGGGGGACGTGATCGAGTTGGCGAGGCCCGCGGGGTCGCCCAGGAGGCTGTATCTCCCGGTGGGGGCCGCGGTTTCGAAAG CCAACCTCCAGCTGTCGATCAAGGACGCGATTGCGAAGTCGTGCGGGCTGAGCCACCGAGACGAGGTCGAGGTCAGGCGCGTGGAGAGGGAGGAGGCGGCGGTCGACGCGGTCAAGCTGACGTTTAGCGGCCAGTTCGTGTCGAGAGGTGATATGTGGCGTCTTTGGTCGCACCTGGTTGGGACGTGCGTCTACTCTGGAAAGATCGTGTGGTACCGCTGCATTAGGGCCAAGATTCGAGAGTTGTCGATTGCAGACGAGGTGGTTTATTCCGGTTCGATAACAGAGCGGACGAAGTTCGCGTTCAGCTCCAGGTCGGCGAGCGTGATCCTGCTCGTGCAAATGAGCCGCGAGATGTGGGAGTATGCGCCGGACGGAGATCTTTACTTCGAGAAATTGGCGGACAGGTTTTTGCCCCTCCTTTTCGCGCGATGGAGGGCTTGTTCGGCGAGCCACTCCGTCACGCTGGTCCTGTTTTCCAGGACGTACTACGCGGCTCGAGGCGCCGAGGGGGCCGAGGACGAGCCGGACGCGCGGGACTACGAGGACTTCTACACGGTCCTGTGCACAGGCAAGAACAGCGGGTGGGAGGAGCTGGTCTTGTCGGCAAAGCGGAACTTCGCCAAGTACCCGGCGATGGTGAACTGGTCCGTGGACGGGAACGCCGAAAACGGCGGACCCGTCGGAGAGAACTCGACCGCGGAGCTGGGCGGGATACTAGAGGCGATCTATCTGGGACAAAACACGATGGCGCTCAGGCAATACAAGGACATAGACCTGACCACCACCGCGCAGCACATCATGGTGATCACGCCAAAGACAAGTGTATTTTCGGTGGATGGAAAACTGGAAAAATGGATGAAGCAAAAAATGTCGTTCAGCGAAGTTCGATGTCACCTAATCTGTCTCGGCGAACCACCCCTTCACGCGGCGCCCCTGTTCATCGTTCCCCTCGCCGACTCCAGCTCGGATCGCCCCGCCAAATTCAAGGTACCCTACTGGATTTGCCTGAGCTACTTCAAGAACCGCAGTCCGTTCGAACACCGACCGCTCGATCGGTGCACTCCAAGACAACTCTTGCCAAACCCCAACCCCCGAGCCGCCCCAGACCAAACCCTCTGCACCCAGCTGGTGGCACTCAACCTGGAAAACGAGGTCCACCGATCGCTCAACTCCGCGGTCAAACCCCGCGCGGACCCCGCCCGCGACTACGACGCCCGCGTCTTCCAGTGCGCCCCTTCGACCGCCGCCGAGGGCCCCAAGAGTCACTTCCCCAGGAATTCGAGAATTGCGCCGCGTCGATTCGCGAAAAAGAGCGGCGTCGGTTCGTCCTCAGGGCGGTCCGCGCCGCCGGCCGTGACCGGGCCCTCTCACGCCTCTCCGCCCGCGGACTCGTCGGAGGACTCGTCGACGGAGGGCAGGGCGGCCCACGTGCTCGCCGAGAAGAAGCCGCCCGTTCAGAACAAAAAAATTTCCTTCGCTCGTTCCGTAACGGCTCGAGGGAGCCAGCAGCGCGCGTCGGCTTGGGGAGACGACGCGTCGTCCTATCACTTTCTGGATGCCAACAACACCTCCACCACCTCCTGGAAGCAGATAACCCAATTCACCGTCATGCCTCTGCACACTCGGTACTTCCCCTCCGACTCGGAACTCAAGTTCCACTGCCAAGAGTACACCCACGGGCTCATCCCGAACGACGACCCGCCTCGCAGCCGAGAGCTCTACCTCCTCCACTTCACCAGCCAGCGCCTCAGCCGCGGGTACCAGCTGGTCGAAAAGGCCAACACCAAGAAGGTAAGCGGCGGAAAAAAAGAAGACCTCGTCGTTCGCGAGTACTTTCTGAGCTCCATGTTCTCCTTTCACCACCTCATGCACGTGCCCCCATACATCAACGTCAAGTGCTACGTCTCAAACAACGGCTCGAAGACGGCGAACGGGGGCAGCAAAACCTCCGCGTACCACTACCGACTCAACGTAGACGGCGAGCAGAGCCTTCGCCTGGCGAAGCTGCAGCCGCCCCCCGCCCCCTACTACCCGTGGAACTCGGTCGACCGAATACTGAGCGGGTTGGAATTCGCGTTCACGCCGTCGATGAACTACTGGTGCAACCGATTCGTGCTGGTCGCCAAAGACAAACGCACGACCCCCGACACGGCCAACGCCGGATTCTCGAAGTTCAAAGACTTCCTCAGCCAGCGAATCCTCAAGTCGGGCGACGACGCCTGGAACGAGATTCGAGTCTGCCTCCACTCGGCCGAGAAAACGTCACACTGCTTGACAGCTAATCAAGGAACAAAAATTAAAGCGAATGACACCTGCGCCATCCTCAACGAACTGAAGTCTTCGGGCCTGCTTCAAAGCGAGCCGCCAGACCCAGGGAAATGGCGCCCAGGTCTGCCCGCGCCCAAGGCGATCGACTGGGTGCTCAACCACGTCCGCGTTCGAAGCAGGGCACAAGCCACGTCCCTTTGCACCTCTCTGCTTGCACCGGAACTCCCTCTGTCGCCGCGCCCGCCCAAGCTCCAGCAGCTCCGCGGCGAACATCTTCGCCATCGACCAGCTCTCGCCCGCGCAGAAGAAGAACCCCCGCGCCGAACGGCGACCGACAGCAAATCAATCCCACCGGAACCCGACCTTCCACGCGCCATTCCTCCCCATCCCGAAACGCCTCACTCCCCCGTTCAAACCTCGACCAAACCCGACCCTCTCGGACTCCCCAACCGACACCCGTGCTGCGTCGGCTGCTGCAAAACGGGCACCGTACGACTCCTAATGGACCAAACCAG TGCACGAGACGAGCCACCTCACTAG
- the LOC126315256 gene encoding elongation factor G-like translates to MDSMDLEREKGITIQSAATFVKWKRHHINIIDTPGHVDFTIEVERALRVLDGAVLVICAVGAVQSQTYTVDRQMKRYNVPRIVFINKCDRLGADPWRAVRQLREKLKLKCAAVQVPIGLGSGMVGLVDVVSERAYVFLGENGEKVEEVEVPEKAKSLVAEKREELLSELADVDEEVMDKVLDGKAVGEDEIRAAIRRCCIANKFVPVFMGSAIKNKGVQLLLDGISDYLPCPADMETVALDVSNEEKEVKLSVDAASSLVAYPFKLKDDRFGQFTWVRVYQGTLKRGDSVSSLSLDKKVRISRLVRMHSDEIEDIDRIEAGDIAAIIGPEMPIGITLTHGAQNLVMSSMHVPDPVISFAISTKQKDQDKHLMKALRRFQSEDPTFTVVQDPETNEMLICGMGELHLEIYIERLRREYGVQLSVGRPRVAYRETITDRGDFEYLHKKQTGGQGQFAKVCGYLEPIEEEEGITKEFIDHIVGGSIPPQYVPAVMKGYEEMMQHGPLCGFPVTGVRMVVDDGAYHAVDSSELAFRIATHGAFKQGFERAGPQILEPWMVLEVTAPAEFQAVIINGITRRKGQIVETFCDEELLTIRASVSLSSMFGYSTEIRSSTQGKATFTMEYEKHQPVSKDEFSKIKEKYKECAKQFC, encoded by the coding sequence ATGGATTCGATGGATTTAGAGAGGGAGAAGGGGATAACGATACAGTCGGCAGCGACGTTTGTGAAGTGGAAGAGGCACCACATCAACATTATTGACACGCCTGGACACGTGGACTTTACGATTGAGGTGGAGAGGGCGTTGAGGGTGTTGGATGGGGCGGTGTTGGTGATATGTGCGGTGGGGGCGGTGCAGAGTCAGACGTACACGGTGGATCGCCAGATGAAGAGGTACAACGTGCCTCGGATAGTGTTTATCAACAAGTGCGACAGGTTGGGGGCGGATCCGTGGAGGGCGGTGAGGCAGTTGAGAGAGAAGTTGAAGTTGAAGTGCGCGGCGGTGCAGGTGCCGATTGGGTTGGGGAGTGGGATGGTGGGGCTGGTGGACGTGGTGTCGGAGAGGGCGTACGTGTTTTTGGGGGAGAATGGGGAgaaggtggaggaggtggaggtgCCAGAGAAGGCGAAGTCGCTGGTTGCAGAGAAGAGAGAGGAGTTGTTGAGTGAGTTGGCGGACGTTGACGAGGAGGTGATGGACAAGGTGTTAGACGGGAAGGCGGTTGGGGAGGACGAGATTCGAGCGGCGATTCGTCGGTGTTGTATTGCGAACAAGTTTGTACCGGTTTTTATGGGGTCGGCGATAAAGAACAAGGGCGTGCAGCTGCTATTGGACGGCATTTCTGATTACTTGCCCTGTCCGGCggacatggagacggttgcgctgGACGTGTCGAACGAGGAGAAGGAGGTGAAGTTGTCGGTGGACGCTGCTAGTTCGTTGGTGGCGTACCCGTTCAAGCTGAAGGACGACCGGTTTGGCCAGTTTACGTGGGTGCGCGTGTATCAGGGGACGTTGAAGAGGGGGGATTCGGTTAGTTCGCTGTCGTTGGACAAGAAGGTGCGAATATCTCGCCTCGTACGAATGCACTCGGACGAAATTGAGGACATTGACAGGATTGAGGCGGGCGATATTGCGGCGATTATTGGCCCGGAGATGCCGATAGGGATCACGTTGACGCACGGAGCGCAGAACTTGGTGATGTCCTCGATGCACGTGCCGGACCCCGTGATTAGCTTTGCGATATCGACGAAACAGAAGGACCAAGACAAGCACCTGATGAAAGCGCTGCGCCGGTTCCAGAGCGAGGACCCGACGTTTACCGTTGTGCAGGACCCGGAGACTAACGAAATGCTGATATGCGGTATGGGAGAGCTGCACTTGGAGATATACATTGAGAGGCTGAGGCGCGAGTACGGCGTACAACTTTCAGTGGGCCGACCCCGCGTGGCCTACCGCGAGACGATCACGGACCGCGGGGACTTCGAGTACTTGCACAAGAAGCAGACGGGCGGGCAGGGCCAGTTCGCGAAGGTCTGCGGGTATCTGGAGCCcatagaagaggaggaaggcatcaCGAAGGAGTTTATCGATCACATCGTCGGGGGCTCGATTCCGCCTCAATACGTGCCGGCGGTGATGAAGGGATACGAGGAGATGATGCAGCACGGTCCTCTATGCGGTTTTCCCGTCACGGGCGTCAGAATGGTCGTAGACGACGGCGCCTATCACGCCGTCGACTCGAGCGAGTTGGCGTTCCGTATCGCCACTCACGGCGCGTTCAAGCAGGGATTCGAGCGCGCCGGACCGCAAATCCTGGAGCCTTGGATGGTCCTCGAGGTAACCGCGCCGGCGGAGTTCCAGGCCGTCATCATCAACGGCATCACGCGAAGAAAGGGCCAAATCGTCGAAACCTTCTGCGACGAAGAGCTGCTCACCATTCGCGCCAGCGTCTCCCTCTCCTCCATGTTCGGGTACTCCACCGAAATCCGCTCCTCCACGCAGGGAAAGGCCACCTTCACCATGGAGTACGAGAAGCACCAGCCCGTCTCGAAGGACGAATTCtcgaaaattaaggaaaaatataaGGAGTGCGCGAAGCAGTTTTGTTAG
- the LOC126315355 gene encoding uncharacterized protein LOC126315355 gives MGKPKPHTELRQLILSHFAQHTRPLSLKQLLNTIKPSDSNLKNSSVENSLHALVQEKLLCSKLLNNQHIYWPTQKPNDSSRRAEIDELDAKIQPLQSQFNSLQDRISATSLKLKELDSLLPTNELDSHIENLQKTKQTLLEQLKRLEGQNPISQEVKSNVEKVYKTCRDNWRKRKRLYLDIEEVFVENLGKAHFNSVKEDIGIEPDLTPFNEDATSKLLAASEKQYSNSAPSKKIFAK, from the exons ATGGGAAAACCTAAACCACATACAGAAC TAAGACAGCTCATCCTGTCACACTTCGCTCAA CACACCCGCCCCCTTAGCCTCAAACAACTCCTAAACACCATAAAACCCTCCGACTCAAACCTCAAAAACTCCTCCGTCGAGAACTCGCTTCACGCCCTCGTCCAAGAAAAACTCCTCTGCTCCAAACTCTTGAACAACCAACACATCTATTGGCCAACTCAAAAACCCAATGACTCCTCTCGCCGAGCGGAAATCGACGAACTAGACGCCAAAATCCAACCCCTTCAGTCTCAATTCAACTCCCTACAAGACCGAATTTCCGCGACGTCCCTCAAACTCAAAGAACTCGATTCTCTACTTCCTACGAACGAACTGGATTCCCACATCGAAAACCTTCAAAAAACCAAACAAACCCTCCTCGAACAGCTCAAACGCCTCGAAGGCCAAAACCCAATCTCTCAAGAAGTCAAATCAAATGTGGAAAAAGTCTACAAGACGTGCCGGGACAACTGGAGAAAAAGGAAGCGCCTATATTTAGACATCGAAGAAGTCTTCGTGGAAAACCTGGGAAAAGCTCATTTCAACTCTGTCAAAGAAGACATCGGCATCGAGCCCGACTTAACACCCTTCAACGAAGACGCAACCAGTAAGCTGCTCGCGGCTTCCGAAAAACAATACTCAAATTCTGCGCCTTCCAAAAAGATATtcgcaaaataa
- the LOC126315353 gene encoding 26S proteasome regulatory subunit 6A-B-like, with product MSSSSSLEEALKSSDSVGIPDNVLNASADEIMNQVRVIENRIKALKNEYVVTAQDYKSLKEQYKENTEKIKLNKALPYLVGNVVEILDVDVSEEEEGAHQHLDISQKGKCAVVKTSTRQTIFLPAVGLIPPEKLSPGDLVGVNKDIYLIVDALPPEYDARVKAMEVDERPTERFDDIGGLDKQMTELLEAVVLPVTHKEAFEAIGIRPPKGVLLYGVPGTGKTLMARACAAKTSSTFLKLAGPQLVQMFIGDGAKIVRDAFALAKKKKPAVIFIDELDAVGAKRFDSELTGDREVQRTMLELLNQLDGFSSDDDIKVIAATNRIDVLDPALLRSGRLDRKIEFSLPNEEARERILIIHSRNMNTVDVNFNELARTTVDFNGAQLKAVCVEAGMCALRRNATVITHDDFMEGIAQVQFRKKSRLSYYA from the exons ATGTCTAGCTCGTCATCGTTAGAGGAAGCACTCAAAAGTTCAGATAGCGTTGGCATTCCTGACAACGTCCTAAACGCTAGCGCAGACGAAATTATGAATCAGGTCAGAGTTATCGAGAACAGAATCAAGGCCCTCAAAAATGAGTATGTGGTCACGGCGCAAGATTATAAGTCCCTCAAGGAACAAtacaaagaaaacacagaaaaaataaaattgaacAAGGCGCTTCCATATTTGGTTGGAAACGTGGTTGAA ATTCTAGATGTCGATGTATCAGAAGAAGAGGAAGGTGCGCATCAGCACCTGGACATATCTCAAAAGGGAAAGTGCGCCGTGGTAAAAACGTCGACTCGACAG ACTATTTTTTTGCCGGCAGTAGGTCTTATTCCGCCCGAGAAGTTGAGTCCTGGGGATCTTGTAGGTGTTAACAAGGATATTTATCTCATTGTTGACGCGTTACCGCCTGA GTATGATGCAAGAGTAAAGGCCATGGAGGTGGACGAGCGTCCTACAGAGCGATTTGACGACATCGGGGGCTTAGATAAGCAAATGACAGAATTGTTGGAGGCGGTTGTTTTGCCTGTTACACACAAAGAAGCATTTGAGGCGATTGGCATTCGACCGCCTAAGGGTGTGTTGCTTTATGGTGTCCCCGGGACTGGTAAGACGTTGATGGCGCGTGCGTGTGCTGCAAAAACCAGTTCTACGTTTCTTAAATTGGCCGGACCTCAGCTGGTGCAAATGTTTATTGGCGATGGGGCCAAAATTGTACGCGACGCTTTTGCTCTGGCCAAAAAAAAAAAGCCAGCTGTCATTTTTATCGATGAGCTGGATGCAGTGGGGGCGAAGCGTTTTGATAGCGAGTTGACAGGGGACCGAGAAGTTCAACGAACGATGCTTGAACTGCTCAACCAATTAGATGGGTTTTCTTCTGACGACGATATTAAAGTTATTGCGGCTACGAATCGTATCGACGTTCTCGACCCCGCGTTGCTGCGTTCTGGGCGTTTAGACAGAAAAATAGAGTTTTCGCTTCCTAATGAAGAGGCTCGAGAGAGAATTCTGATCATCCATTCAAGAAACATGAACACGGTAGATGTCAATTTCAATGAGCTTGCAAGGACCACTGTAGATTTTAATGGCGCGCAGCTTAAAGCCGTTTGCGTGGAAGCAGGTATGTGTGCATTGAGGCGCAACGCGACCGTGATTACTCATGACGACTTCATGGAAGGGATTGCGCAAGTTCAGTTTAGAAAAAAATCTCGTCTCTCTTATTATGCTTGA
- the LOC126315356 gene encoding uncharacterized protein LOC126315356, translated as MGEGNGGWIWASIGCMVSSCGFLWMSTRKEDQLKAIQQAKPIEDFTGEAELKQEILKAPGRRLYIKGHGNITSDVPISVKLTDDLSIEAVCTTQEIDNRGYFIGMDTNQHFKMKNFASDIYIDIAKSSPLSRGLRIYPSDSLVELAEQDLSIVKKEGLTNSMASHLVSFVGIFYPYSKQISTAFLHNRKNIFFAGDAIEQDNRLKLVPPIAWGHPAFFKIQSEQVIEDTLSKQITGLKTASELTAGVGLIFMLAHYLS; from the exons ATGGGTGAGGGTAACGGGGGATGGATTTGGGCTTCCATAGGATGCATGGTATCGTCCTGTGGCTTCTTGTGGATGTCCACAAGAAAAGAAGATCAGCTAAAAGCCATTCAACAAGCTAAACCAATCGAG GACTTCACGGGCGAGGCAGAGCTCAAACAAGAAATTCTTAAGGCGCCCGGCAGGCGGCTTTACATAAAAGGCCATGGAAATATCACCAGTGACGTTCCTATCAGTGTAAAGCTGACTGATGATTTATCTATTGAAGCAGTATGCACAACTCAGGAAATTGATAATCGAGGCTACTTTATTGGTATGGACACCAATCAACATTTCAAGATGAAGAATTTTGCATCAGATATTTATATCGACATTGCGAAAAGCAGTCCTCTTAGCAGAGGGCTAAGAATTTATCCAAGTGATTCCTTGGTTGAGCTTGCTGAACAAGATCTCTCTATAGTCAAGAAGGAGGGCTTGACAAATAGCATGGCTTCTCATTTGGTTTCTTTCGTCGGCATTTTTTATCCATACAGTAAGCAGATATCAACGGCTTTTTTGCACAAtagaaaaaacatattttttgctgGCGACGCTATCGAACAGGACAACCGGTTGAAGCTTGTGCCCCCAATCGCGTGGGGCCATCCTGCTTTTTTCAAGATACAGAGCGAGCAAGTTATCGAGGACACTCTAAGCAAACAGATAACAGGCTTGAAAACCGCTTCTGAGTTGACGGCTGGAGTCGGTTTGATTTTCATGTTGGCCCATTATCTGTCATAA